One genomic region from Campylobacter concisus encodes:
- a CDS encoding DUF2779 domain-containing protein translates to MVLSKSLYIRGLQCEKSLWLKKKKPEVLQAPDDGAQAVFDTGTSVGELACELFSGGERIEYTSDFSSQMAKTKELIEHGAKVIYEATFCFDGILVMVDILRIGKDELIINEVKSSTSVKDVYIDDASIQYYVLSSLGYKVSAVNIIHIDNSYIRGEKLELEKFFHIEDVTEQVKQKQADIPQILSKFDEILSKDVEPEIDIGVQCADPYLCDAWEYCWREQRDIPEYSIFDISGLRSKKRFELYKSGVIKFEDIKELDKFNASQQIQIRSELSKEQIIDKEAIKEFLETLSYPLYHLDFETFQQAVPEFIGLRPYEQIPFQFSIHKDDGKGNLEHFEFLAEAGTDPRYELALNLIKFIPQGACMLAYNMSFEKGVIRRLAKIYPQISNELMAIYDNIKDLMAPFASKSYYHPKMQGSYSIKYVLPALVPEFESAYKDLNLIHHGGEAMQAYEAMAHMSVNERDAYKKALLAYCKLDTLAMVKVLEKLRKIVH, encoded by the coding sequence ATGGTACTATCTAAATCCCTCTACATCCGCGGCCTTCAGTGCGAAAAGAGCCTTTGGCTAAAAAAGAAAAAGCCTGAAGTTTTGCAAGCTCCGGATGACGGCGCACAGGCCGTGTTTGATACGGGCACTTCAGTCGGCGAGCTAGCCTGTGAGCTTTTTAGTGGCGGAGAGAGGATAGAGTATACCAGCGATTTTAGCTCGCAGATGGCAAAAACAAAAGAGCTTATCGAGCACGGCGCAAAGGTCATATATGAGGCTACGTTTTGCTTTGACGGCATACTTGTGATGGTCGATATCCTTCGTATCGGCAAGGACGAGCTTATCATCAACGAAGTAAAGAGCTCAACCTCGGTAAAAGACGTCTATATCGATGATGCGAGCATTCAGTACTACGTCCTTAGCTCGCTTGGCTACAAGGTGAGTGCCGTAAATATCATCCACATAGATAACAGCTACATAAGAGGCGAGAAGCTCGAGCTTGAGAAGTTTTTTCATATCGAAGACGTAACCGAGCAAGTAAAGCAAAAACAAGCGGACATCCCTCAAATTTTAAGTAAATTTGATGAAATTCTTAGCAAAGATGTTGAACCAGAGATTGATATCGGAGTTCAGTGCGCTGACCCATATCTTTGCGATGCTTGGGAGTACTGCTGGCGCGAGCAGCGAGACATACCAGAGTATAGTATTTTTGATATTAGCGGCTTAAGAAGTAAAAAGAGATTCGAGCTTTATAAAAGTGGCGTGATTAAATTTGAAGACATCAAAGAGCTAGATAAATTTAACGCCTCCCAGCAGATCCAAATCCGCTCCGAACTATCCAAGGAGCAGATCATAGATAAAGAGGCTATTAAAGAATTTCTAGAGACACTTAGCTATCCGCTCTATCATCTCGACTTTGAAACATTTCAGCAAGCGGTGCCTGAGTTTATAGGGCTTAGGCCTTACGAGCAGATACCTTTTCAGTTTTCTATCCATAAAGATGACGGCAAGGGAAATTTAGAGCATTTTGAGTTTTTGGCCGAGGCCGGAACCGATCCTAGATATGAGCTAGCTCTAAATTTGATCAAATTTATCCCGCAGGGCGCCTGTATGCTGGCTTATAACATGAGTTTTGAAAAAGGAGTGATAAGACGCCTAGCCAAAATTTATCCGCAAATCTCAAACGAGCTTATGGCTATTTATGACAATATAAAAGACCTCATGGCGCCGTTTGCTAGCAAAAGCTACTACCACCCAAAAATGCAAGGTAGCTACTCGATAAAGTACGTCTTGCCGGCACTTGTGCCTGAGTTTGAGTCGGCATACAAGGATCTAAATTTGATCCATCACGGCGGCGAAGCGATGCAGGCTTATGAAGCTATGGCGCATATGTCAGTAAATGAGCGAGATGCCTATAAAAAGGCACTTTTAGCATACTGTAAGCTAGATACTCTAGCGATGGTTAAGGTTTTAGAAAAACTAAGAAAGATCGTACACTAA
- a CDS encoding PDDEXK-like family protein, with amino-acid sequence MNIEKLESMLKQIKFLSDKLEAKKLRGNNDYNLFLALLDINDEVRLHSRFIYSLLDTSSPHYQKELFLELFIKACGLDDFGLNLQTAKVYKEYENIDIYITDGTKHIILENKINAGDQEAQIKRYIKTVQKENDGEAEIYVLFLSPQGRAPSDYSLDGLKIKDSKIIDENSNEVAKFKAVSYNKEIMKWLGSCLDEAGNLANLAAVISQYKNVIEKIYGTYKGVEMDTEEISKIILENYDIVDEIRNKYFDIANAKRLNEFMSNVKTELEKRLSQEWCVEIEEADTRRYFEPISFYKYSWGNDHILTFTLEFDNRNFLNPYIGLAYDMDKINKAYVDSIQVKISSEWNIGARFARWKWLKKDQFLREIIINKYSETELVDELIKMKDELEPLADEIIKLAMV; translated from the coding sequence ATGAATATAGAAAAACTTGAATCTATGTTAAAACAAATCAAATTTCTAAGCGACAAGTTAGAAGCTAAAAAGTTGCGTGGCAATAACGACTATAACTTATTTTTGGCACTTCTAGATATAAACGATGAGGTTCGGTTACATTCTCGATTTATATATTCGCTTTTAGATACAAGTTCTCCACACTACCAAAAAGAGCTATTTTTAGAGCTTTTTATAAAAGCGTGTGGACTAGATGATTTCGGACTAAATTTACAAACCGCAAAAGTCTATAAAGAGTACGAAAATATAGATATCTATATAACCGACGGCACGAAGCATATTATCTTAGAAAATAAAATAAATGCCGGCGATCAAGAGGCTCAGATAAAAAGATATATAAAAACCGTCCAAAAAGAAAACGACGGCGAGGCTGAAATTTATGTGCTATTTTTATCGCCGCAAGGGCGCGCGCCTAGCGACTATAGTCTGGATGGATTAAAAATCAAAGACAGTAAAATTATAGATGAAAATAGCAACGAAGTGGCTAAATTTAAGGCTGTATCTTATAACAAAGAGATAATGAAATGGCTTGGCTCGTGTCTTGATGAGGCCGGGAATTTGGCAAATTTAGCCGCCGTGATATCGCAATACAAAAACGTCATTGAAAAAATTTATGGAACCTATAAAGGAGTAGAGATGGATACTGAGGAAATAAGTAAGATAATACTAGAGAACTATGATATAGTCGATGAAATAAGAAATAAATACTTTGATATAGCCAATGCAAAGAGACTTAATGAATTTATGTCAAACGTAAAGACTGAGCTTGAAAAAAGATTATCACAAGAATGGTGCGTAGAAATAGAAGAGGCTGATACTAGAAGGTATTTTGAACCTATAAGTTTTTATAAATATAGTTGGGGCAATGACCATATACTAACTTTTACTCTAGAATTTGACAATAGAAACTTTCTAAATCCATATATTGGCCTTGCTTATGATATGGATAAAATAAATAAGGCATACGTTGATAGTATACAAGTTAAAATTTCTAGCGAATGGAATATAGGTGCGAGATTTGCCAGATGGAAATGGCTAAAAAAAGATCAGTTCCTAAGAGAGATAATTATCAATAAGTACAGCGAAACCGAGCTGGTAGATGAGCTAATAAAAATGAAAGACGAGCTAGAGCCATTGGCTGATGAAATCATTAAGTTGGCTATGGTATAA
- a CDS encoding metallophosphoesterase family protein, producing the protein MNNLKLFHASDLHFGAGYFDYILAFQDKFDIFCFSGDFLYKESAQEKEQTTLWLKNFKKPVFVCSGNHDTPASWLNSISTIYSDDTIKTINGVKFGCVPYLCDDLLKFAECDILLTHVPPANTNTSISKNDKDHGDIELARLIKNNLLKAKIILCGHIHEPKSNMDVLNGVKIYNSASSGTKEPFYQEIEL; encoded by the coding sequence ATGAATAATCTAAAACTTTTTCACGCTAGCGATCTGCACTTTGGTGCTGGCTATTTTGACTATATTTTAGCCTTTCAAGACAAATTTGACATTTTTTGTTTTAGCGGTGATTTTTTATACAAAGAAAGTGCGCAAGAAAAAGAGCAAACTACTTTGTGGCTAAAAAACTTTAAAAAGCCAGTGTTTGTATGTTCTGGAAATCACGATACGCCAGCATCTTGGTTAAATTCCATAAGTACCATATACTCTGATGACACCATAAAAACTATCAATGGTGTTAAATTTGGCTGCGTGCCTTACTTATGTGATGATCTGCTTAAATTTGCAGAGTGTGATATCTTACTGACCCACGTTCCGCCAGCAAATACAAATACGAGCATCAGCAAAAACGACAAGGATCACGGAGATATAGAGCTTGCAAGGCTTATTAAAAATAATCTTTTAAAAGCAAAGATCATCCTTTGTGGACATATTCATGAGCCAAAATCTAACATGGACGTTTTAAACGGAGTTAAAATTTACAACTCAGCAAGTAGTGGCACAAAAGAGCCATTTTATCAAGAGATAGAGCTATAG
- a CDS encoding helix-turn-helix transcriptional regulator, producing the protein MKPIITKQENSKFERINLIALKLRERPHTIKELKAMLGVTSKTIQRDLYDTLREYGAVKKGHYWSLNDEDANDGLDGDDRVVLNILDNVAKNMGSNFYSKAHVLLEQISQQLNHPILTNINNEKLSEDDLVNFQTLEDAIREKAEITCTYNSFEFLVKPLKLALFEGFWYLLLLDSKKGNKFKKFHLKSIKDIKQSGDKFELSSELDERVKAMNSAWANLEAPKTARLLLAPEVAKYFERKPHAKQRITGQDSDGSVEIEIEFTHIMEIKPLIYYYLPFIKVLEPKELANKIRDEVGSYFKEIDI; encoded by the coding sequence ATGAAACCCATCATAACAAAACAAGAAAACAGCAAATTTGAGCGCATAAATTTAATAGCCTTAAAGCTAAGAGAGAGACCGCACACGATAAAAGAGCTAAAAGCTATGCTTGGAGTGACCTCAAAGACCATCCAGCGCGACCTTTACGACACTCTAAGAGAGTATGGCGCCGTCAAAAAGGGGCATTACTGGAGCCTAAACGATGAGGATGCGAACGACGGGCTAGACGGCGATGATAGAGTTGTGTTAAACATTCTTGATAACGTGGCAAAAAACATGGGCTCAAATTTTTACAGCAAGGCTCACGTGCTTTTAGAGCAAATTTCTCAGCAGCTAAACCACCCGATACTTACAAACATAAACAACGAAAAGCTAAGCGAGGATGATCTTGTAAATTTTCAAACGCTTGAGGATGCTATAAGAGAAAAAGCGGAGATAACATGCACTTATAATAGCTTTGAGTTTCTTGTAAAGCCTCTAAAGCTGGCACTTTTTGAGGGATTTTGGTATCTGCTATTACTTGATAGCAAAAAGGGCAATAAATTTAAGAAATTTCACCTAAAGAGCATAAAAGATATAAAGCAAAGTGGGGATAAATTTGAACTAAGTAGCGAGCTAGATGAGCGCGTAAAGGCGATGAACTCGGCATGGGCAAATTTAGAAGCGCCAAAAACAGCAAGGCTACTGCTAGCGCCAGAAGTGGCAAAATACTTCGAGCGAAAGCCACACGCAAAGCAGCGCATAACTGGTCAAGATAGCGACGGCTCAGTCGAGATCGAGATAGAATTTACCCACATAATGGAGATAAAACCGCTCATATACTACTACCTGCCATTTATCAAGGTGCTTGAGCCAAAAGAGCTAGCTAATAAAATAAGAGATGAAGTAGGAAGTTATTTTAAGGAAATAGATATTTAA
- a CDS encoding SIR2 family NAD-dependent protein deacylase: MQEKIDKIKKIIAEADAVIITAGAGMGVDSGLPDFRGDLGFWKAYPLLRDKNLSFEDMANPQWFFDDPRLAWAFYGHRLNLYKNTEPHEGFRLLLDLVKSKNENYFVYTSNVDGHFAKAGFNKDKIYEVHGSIHHAQCIHNDDGMIWSMCESSVEVDEAKFIATKMPVCPECGCVSRPNIMMFYDHEFNSKRTLAQHKRYEAWLEQNKDSRFVIIELGAGLAVPTIRNFGEKFVKRSKKATLIRINPRDNYISEYIGINLKCGALDGLRQILC; the protein is encoded by the coding sequence ATGCAAGAGAAGATAGATAAGATCAAAAAGATCATCGCAGAGGCCGATGCGGTCATCATCACAGCAGGTGCTGGCATGGGTGTGGATAGTGGATTGCCTGATTTTAGAGGAGATCTAGGTTTTTGGAAAGCCTATCCACTTTTAAGGGATAAAAATTTAAGCTTTGAAGATATGGCAAATCCGCAGTGGTTTTTTGATGATCCAAGGCTAGCTTGGGCATTTTACGGACATAGGCTAAATTTATACAAAAATACAGAGCCTCACGAGGGCTTTAGGCTGCTTTTAGATCTTGTAAAAAGCAAAAACGAAAACTACTTTGTCTATACCTCAAACGTCGATGGACACTTTGCCAAGGCTGGCTTTAACAAGGATAAAATTTACGAAGTTCATGGCTCGATCCATCACGCCCAGTGCATCCACAACGACGATGGGATGATATGGAGTATGTGTGAGAGTAGCGTAGAGGTAGATGAGGCTAAATTTATCGCTACAAAGATGCCAGTTTGCCCTGAGTGTGGCTGCGTGAGCCGCCCAAATATCATGATGTTTTACGATCATGAGTTTAACTCAAAAAGAACCTTGGCACAGCACAAAAGATATGAAGCATGGCTAGAGCAAAACAAAGATAGCCGCTTTGTGATCATAGAGCTAGGAGCTGGGCTTGCGGTACCGACTATCAGAAATTTTGGTGAGAAATTTGTCAAACGCTCAAAAAAAGCAACGCTTATCCGTATAAACCCACGAGATAACTACATCTCAGAGTATATCGGCATAAATCTAAAATGTGGCGCACTAGATGGTCTTAGGCAGATATTATGCTAG